From Actinopolyspora lacussalsi, a single genomic window includes:
- a CDS encoding flavin reductase (DIM6/NTAB) family NADH-FMN oxidoreductase RutF (product_source=COG1853; cath_funfam=2.30.110.10; cog=COG1853; pfam=PF01613; smart=SM00903; superfamily=50475): MLEAASDTNHATIAETDIPPHRFRTVLSRFATGVVAIATLDTDDRPIGFAINSFTSVSLEPPLVAYCVTHTSRSWPSIRAARRHCLTILADTQRSVCKRLAGKELNKFEGLRWSSSPTGLPILANSLAWLECSVAAEYPAGDHVIVIARVHHAASGDAEAPLVFFESGYGTFDAS; this comes from the coding sequence ATGCTTGAGGCAGCATCAGACACGAACCACGCGACCATCGCAGAGACCGACATTCCCCCGCACCGGTTCCGCACCGTTCTGAGCCGCTTCGCCACCGGTGTGGTCGCCATCGCCACCCTGGACACCGATGACCGGCCGATCGGTTTCGCGATCAATTCGTTCACCTCGGTATCCCTGGAACCGCCGCTGGTCGCGTACTGTGTCACTCACACCAGCAGGAGCTGGCCCTCGATCCGCGCGGCTCGGCGGCACTGCCTGACCATTCTCGCCGACACGCAGCGCTCCGTGTGCAAACGACTGGCCGGAAAAGAACTGAACAAGTTCGAGGGATTACGATGGTCCTCCTCTCCGACGGGACTGCCGATTCTGGCGAACTCGCTGGCATGGTTGGAATGTTCGGTGGCGGCCGAATATCCCGCGGGCGACCACGTCATCGTCATCGCCCGGGTGCACCACGCCGCGTCCGGCGACGCCGAGGCGCCGTTGGTGTTCTTCGAAAGCGGGTACGGCACATTCGACGCCTCATGA
- a CDS encoding ubiquinone/menaquinone biosynthesis C-methylase UbiE (product_source=COG2226; cath_funfam=3.40.50.150; cog=COG2226; pfam=PF00891; superfamily=46785,53335) encodes MTDLAVAISQEELVTTTQPTTAAGQSGELPTSGDSALTKQDLVGTLFGAAAFQLLNAGNELGLFEMLHREPDRDTEEIGARLGLERRPTEILLLGTSALRLTTVSRGRYRNAALIDEMIADETWEIITDMIAFEAKIVYEPQADFVDSLRHNTNVGLRRFDGDADDLYHRLAHRPDLERLFYRCMRSWSRLSNPILVDKADLTGVRRVLDVGGGDGVNAITLAQANPDVEFTVLDLPGAVSLAEQKIADSGLSERISVVSADIFADSYPAGYDCVLFANQLVIWSPEQNMTLLNKAYEALDEGGRVLVFNAMSDASGDGPLYAALDNVYFATLPAADSTLYHWGQYEDWLSRVGFSRVLRQPGDTWTPHGVISAVK; translated from the coding sequence TTGACCGATCTGGCGGTCGCTATCAGCCAGGAGGAGCTCGTGACCACCACTCAGCCCACAACCGCCGCGGGACAGTCCGGTGAGCTGCCCACTTCCGGCGACTCCGCACTGACCAAGCAGGACCTCGTCGGAACGCTGTTCGGCGCGGCGGCTTTCCAGCTGCTCAACGCCGGCAACGAACTCGGACTGTTCGAGATGCTGCACCGTGAGCCCGACCGTGATACCGAGGAGATCGGTGCTCGGCTGGGATTGGAGCGGCGTCCCACCGAGATCCTGCTGCTGGGGACCTCCGCGCTGCGGCTGACCACGGTCAGCCGTGGCCGGTACCGCAACGCGGCCCTGATCGACGAGATGATCGCCGACGAAACCTGGGAGATCATAACCGACATGATCGCCTTCGAGGCGAAGATCGTCTACGAGCCGCAGGCGGACTTCGTCGACTCGCTGCGGCACAACACCAACGTCGGGCTCCGCCGGTTCGACGGGGACGCCGACGACCTCTACCATCGGCTGGCCCACCGTCCTGACCTGGAACGGTTGTTCTACCGGTGCATGCGCTCCTGGTCCAGGCTTTCGAACCCGATCCTTGTCGACAAGGCCGATCTCACCGGAGTCAGACGGGTTCTCGACGTCGGAGGCGGCGACGGAGTCAACGCGATCACTCTGGCACAAGCCAACCCCGACGTGGAATTCACGGTGCTCGACCTTCCGGGCGCGGTCTCTCTCGCTGAGCAGAAGATCGCGGACAGCGGGCTGTCGGAACGTATCTCGGTCGTCTCGGCCGACATCTTCGCCGATTCCTACCCTGCGGGTTACGATTGCGTTCTGTTCGCCAACCAGCTCGTCATCTGGTCCCCGGAACAGAACATGACGCTGTTGAACAAGGCGTACGAGGCGTTGGACGAAGGTGGCCGAGTGCTGGTGTTCAACGCCATGTCGGACGCCAGTGGTGACGGCCCACTGTACGCGGCGCTGGACAACGTATATTTCGCGACGCTGCCGGCGGCAGATAGCACGCTTTACCACTGGGGGCAGTACGAGGACTGGCTGTCCCGAGTCGGTTTCTCGCGCGTACTCCGCCAGCCAGGGGATACCTGGACCCCGCACGGTGTCATCAGCGCGGTGAAATGA
- a CDS encoding NAD(P)H dehydrogenase (quinone) (product_source=KO:K03809; cath_funfam=3.40.50.360; cog=COG0655; ko=KO:K03809; pfam=PF03358; superfamily=52218; tigrfam=TIGR01755): MDARIAVVYYSATGNVHATAEAFAEGATETGAEVRLRRVPELAPAAAIDSNPEWRSHLNETAHIVEATLEDLKWANGYAFGTPTRFGNVTAQLKQFIDTAGGLWEAGEFVNKPATGFTSSYELHGGQESTLLSMYNVLHHWGALIVPTGYVDYDISHNAGGNPYGISTASSEGMPSKDQIKAAKFQGGRLAQIASQLAPLRSS, from the coding sequence ATGGACGCTCGAATTGCCGTTGTCTACTACTCGGCCACCGGTAACGTCCACGCCACCGCGGAAGCCTTCGCGGAAGGGGCTACCGAAACCGGAGCCGAGGTGAGGCTGCGCCGAGTGCCCGAGCTCGCTCCCGCCGCGGCGATCGACAGCAATCCGGAATGGCGCTCGCACTTGAACGAAACGGCACACATCGTGGAGGCCACCCTGGAAGACCTGAAGTGGGCCAACGGGTATGCCTTCGGCACACCCACCCGCTTCGGCAACGTCACCGCACAACTCAAGCAATTCATCGACACCGCTGGAGGTCTCTGGGAGGCCGGCGAATTCGTGAACAAACCCGCCACGGGTTTCACCAGCAGTTACGAACTGCACGGCGGTCAGGAATCCACCCTGCTGTCGATGTACAACGTGCTGCATCACTGGGGTGCGCTCATCGTTCCCACCGGCTACGTCGACTACGACATCAGCCACAACGCCGGTGGCAATCCCTACGGCATCAGCACGGCGTCCAGTGAGGGAATGCCGAGCAAAGACCAGATCAAGGCCGCGAAGTTCCAGGGCGGACGGCTGGCCCAGATCGCTTCGCAACTCGCTCCCCTGCGGTCTTCCTGA
- a CDS encoding DHA1 family inner membrane transport protein (product_source=KO:K19577; cath_funfam=1.20.1250.20; cog=COG2814; ko=KO:K19577; pfam=PF07690; superfamily=103473; tigrfam=TIGR00880; transmembrane_helix_parts=Inside_1_4,TMhelix_5_27,Outside_28_36,TMhelix_37_59,Inside_60_71,TMhelix_72_94,Outside_95_98,TMhelix_99_121,Inside_122_127,TMhelix_128_148,Outside_149_157,TMhelix_158_180,Inside_181_200,TMhelix_201_223,Outside_224_232,TMhelix_233_255,Inside_256_261,TMhelix_262_284,Outside_285_288,TMhelix_289_311,Inside_312_322,TMhelix_323_345,Outside_346_354,TMhelix_355_377,Inside_378_385) → MSVALLAMALSAFVMGTAEFVITGLLPNVAGDLSLSIPTAGTLISGYALAVVIGGPACTMAGARVPRKPLLLAAMLLFVVGNLVSAVAPAYWVLMVGRVLAAFGQASFLGIGTVVAANLVADHLRSRAIAMVFSGITLANVAGAPLGTLLGQNLGWRTIFWIISIAAVISLLGVAASVPPQPSPEHTGFRAELAMFGRRQVWLTLAIGMFAMGAVFASFSYVAPLLTEVTELSSAAITPMLALFGVGLVTGNLLGGWAADRAQLPTLGGALGLLTVVMLVFAALSHQPVAVAIGLMLTGAAGFAVIPAFLARLINLAGGESPLSAATGGSASNMGIAAGAYLGGLTIQAGFGYVAPTWLGAVLAALGLGAVLAVVVSRTPVASTV, encoded by the coding sequence ATGTCTGTCGCATTACTGGCGATGGCGCTGAGCGCGTTCGTCATGGGTACCGCCGAATTCGTGATCACCGGCCTGCTCCCCAACGTGGCCGGGGACTTGAGTCTGTCGATTCCCACGGCGGGGACGCTGATCTCGGGGTACGCGCTCGCCGTCGTGATCGGAGGCCCGGCATGCACCATGGCGGGTGCGCGGGTGCCACGCAAGCCGCTGCTGCTGGCCGCCATGCTGCTGTTCGTGGTCGGCAATCTCGTCTCCGCGGTGGCGCCTGCCTACTGGGTGTTGATGGTCGGACGTGTCCTCGCGGCGTTCGGGCAGGCGTCGTTTTTGGGCATCGGCACCGTGGTGGCGGCCAACCTGGTCGCTGACCACCTGCGTTCCCGGGCGATCGCGATGGTCTTCAGCGGGATCACTCTGGCCAATGTGGCCGGAGCACCGCTGGGCACACTGCTCGGGCAGAACCTCGGTTGGCGAACGATTTTCTGGATCATCAGTATCGCCGCGGTAATCAGCCTTCTCGGCGTCGCGGCGTCGGTCCCCCCGCAACCGAGCCCCGAACACACCGGTTTTCGTGCTGAACTGGCCATGTTCGGCCGAAGGCAGGTATGGCTGACGTTGGCCATCGGCATGTTCGCGATGGGAGCCGTGTTCGCTTCGTTCAGCTACGTAGCTCCACTGCTGACCGAGGTCACCGAGTTGTCCTCTGCCGCGATCACACCGATGTTGGCGTTGTTCGGGGTAGGGCTGGTGACGGGCAACTTGTTGGGCGGTTGGGCCGCGGACCGAGCGCAACTGCCCACTCTCGGCGGCGCGCTGGGGCTGCTGACGGTTGTGATGCTGGTCTTCGCCGCCCTGTCCCATCAGCCGGTGGCCGTCGCCATCGGATTGATGCTGACCGGTGCGGCTGGCTTCGCCGTCATTCCGGCTTTTCTGGCCCGCCTGATCAACCTGGCGGGGGGAGAGTCCCCGCTGTCGGCGGCGACCGGTGGTTCGGCGAGCAACATGGGTATCGCCGCGGGTGCCTACCTCGGCGGACTGACCATCCAGGCGGGATTCGGCTACGTGGCGCCGACCTGGCTGGGGGCCGTCCTGGCCGCTCTCGGCCTCGGTGCCGTTCTCGCAGTGGTGGTTTCCCGAACTCCCGTCGCCAGCACCGTGTGA
- a CDS encoding diketogulonate reductase-like aldo/keto reductase (product_source=COG0656; cath_funfam=3.20.20.100; cog=COG0656; pfam=PF00248; smart=SM00717; superfamily=51430), with protein sequence MTQVSSLTLNDGNSIPRIGLGVFQIPDERTADVVGTAVEAGYRLIDTAAVYGNELGVGKGLADSGVAREEISVVTKVWNDDQGYDETLRAFDTSTGLLGLEHVDLYLIHWPRPRLDRYVETWRALEKLKADGRVSSIGVSNFGREEITRLLDECDVPPAVNQIELHPGLPRTELREFHAQHGIATQAWSPLGRGQGFLEHPAITEIARDHGRTPAQVVLRWHSQLGVVPLPKSVSPTRLRGNLDILGFQLSGAEMDRLTEIGTDFKVGPDPALFFDVS encoded by the coding sequence ATGACACAGGTCAGTTCATTGACCCTCAATGACGGCAACAGTATTCCCCGAATCGGCCTGGGCGTGTTCCAGATCCCCGATGAGCGGACAGCCGACGTCGTGGGCACCGCCGTCGAGGCCGGTTACCGGTTGATCGACACCGCCGCCGTCTACGGCAACGAGCTGGGGGTCGGAAAGGGACTCGCCGACAGCGGGGTGGCCAGGGAAGAGATCTCCGTGGTTACCAAGGTCTGGAACGACGACCAGGGCTACGACGAGACGCTGCGTGCTTTCGACACCAGTACCGGCCTGCTCGGCTTGGAGCACGTGGATCTGTACCTCATCCACTGGCCCCGCCCCCGGTTGGATCGTTACGTGGAAACCTGGCGGGCACTGGAGAAGCTCAAGGCCGATGGCAGGGTGAGCTCGATCGGGGTGTCCAACTTCGGTCGCGAGGAGATCACCCGACTGCTCGACGAGTGCGACGTGCCCCCCGCGGTAAACCAGATCGAGCTGCATCCGGGACTGCCGCGGACCGAACTGCGTGAGTTTCACGCCCAGCACGGCATCGCCACGCAGGCTTGGAGCCCGCTGGGCAGAGGGCAGGGCTTCCTGGAGCATCCGGCGATCACCGAGATCGCGCGAGATCACGGACGCACGCCCGCCCAGGTGGTGCTCCGCTGGCACTCGCAGCTCGGGGTGGTTCCGCTTCCCAAGTCGGTGAGCCCCACCCGGCTCCGCGGCAATCTCGACATCCTCGGTTTTCAGCTTTCCGGTGCGGAGATGGACCGGCTGACCGAGATCGGCACCGACTTCAAGGTAGGACCGGATCCCGCACTGTTCTTCGACGTTTCCTGA
- a CDS encoding alkylation response protein AidB-like acyl-CoA dehydrogenase (product_source=COG1960; cath_funfam=1.10.540.10,1.20.140.10,2.40.110.10; cog=COG1960; pfam=PF02771,PF08028; superfamily=47203,56645), producing MTITVGSQAFLNPQSPGHWTTRPTTAQEWEQRAYEVAEILAVDAAERDRANQTPYAEVALLKDSGLTTLLGPTEHGGGGQEWSTAFRVVRAVSTADGSIGHLLGYHYQWNFVPRFIGTPEQAARFEAEVARDNLFLAGAINSRDKDVVITDKGDHLVFNGKKFFATGSRVSDLTCLEGVIEGTGTHVFAMVPSQQAGLTPMNNWDNMGQRLTESGGMFIENIHVPWEDALGFVDGEFRSTPYGTMQIPTGQLVMGSFWLGIARGALNETVKYTLTNGKPWGGYEHTYDEPSVIDTIGDLTAKLWAAEALVDQVAQENVEIHRDPAALTERGRGEHKIRTAAVKSRADEVALEITNRIFEVSRARSTATKYGFDRFWRNVRTHTVHDPVAYQRRELGRYQLCNEVPEPGWYS from the coding sequence ATGACCATCACGGTAGGATCACAGGCCTTTCTCAATCCGCAGTCACCGGGACACTGGACGACTCGTCCCACCACCGCACAGGAATGGGAGCAGCGGGCCTATGAAGTAGCGGAGATCCTCGCGGTCGATGCCGCCGAACGGGACCGGGCGAACCAGACACCGTACGCGGAGGTGGCGCTGCTGAAGGATTCCGGCCTGACCACACTGCTGGGGCCCACCGAGCACGGTGGCGGCGGGCAGGAGTGGTCGACCGCGTTCAGGGTGGTCCGTGCGGTATCCACAGCGGACGGTTCGATCGGGCACCTGCTGGGCTACCATTACCAGTGGAACTTCGTGCCTCGCTTCATCGGGACCCCGGAACAGGCCGCCCGCTTCGAGGCGGAGGTGGCACGCGACAATCTGTTTCTGGCCGGAGCCATCAACTCCCGGGACAAGGATGTGGTGATCACCGACAAAGGTGACCACCTGGTGTTCAACGGCAAGAAGTTCTTCGCCACCGGCTCCAGGGTTTCCGACCTGACCTGCCTGGAAGGCGTGATCGAGGGAACCGGCACCCACGTGTTCGCGATGGTACCCAGCCAACAGGCGGGCCTGACGCCGATGAACAACTGGGACAACATGGGACAGCGGCTGACCGAGAGCGGCGGCATGTTCATCGAGAACATCCACGTTCCCTGGGAGGACGCGCTCGGTTTCGTCGACGGCGAGTTCCGGTCCACTCCGTACGGCACCATGCAGATCCCGACCGGCCAGCTCGTCATGGGCAGCTTCTGGCTGGGCATCGCCCGCGGCGCGCTCAACGAGACCGTCAAGTACACGCTGACCAACGGCAAGCCCTGGGGAGGTTACGAGCACACCTACGACGAACCCAGCGTGATCGACACCATCGGCGACCTGACCGCGAAGCTGTGGGCCGCCGAGGCCCTCGTCGACCAGGTCGCCCAGGAGAACGTGGAGATCCACCGTGACCCAGCGGCGCTGACCGAACGCGGTCGTGGTGAGCACAAGATCCGAACCGCCGCGGTCAAGTCGCGTGCCGACGAGGTGGCTCTGGAGATCACGAACCGCATCTTCGAGGTGAGCCGGGCCCGCTCCACTGCCACGAAGTACGGCTTCGATCGGTTCTGGCGCAACGTCCGCACTCACACGGTGCACGACCCGGTCGCGTACCAGCGCCGCGAGCTGGGGCGTTACCAGCTGTGCAACGAGGTTCCCGAGCCCGGCTGGTACTCCTGA